A region of the Apium graveolens cultivar Ventura chromosome 6, ASM990537v1, whole genome shotgun sequence genome:
ACTACGAAAAACACGACCAAGAAATTTTCAACCCCCGTTTGCCTCTGTTCTAGCGGTCCTCTCCACAGCCCAACTTTCACAAAAACATTTGTATGTCATGATTTATGTAAGATTAGCTTTACCCCAATTGAGATTTTTAGGATAAGAGTGTTATTTTTTGGTATTATATGTGTTTACCCCaatttaattttcttttaaattataTTTCAATTTATGTGAAGTGTTTGCTTTTAATTTTTTTACAAGGGTTCAAAAAAATTCTCACAGTGGGCATACAAAGTTTCAGGACCAGCTATTTTACAGGTTTTATGTGTGAAACTAATTCAGAACTCGGCCTAATTAGCCTTTGATTAACAATATGTACTTTATGCAATCAGGAGTTATTTCTTGTACAAGGTCATACATCAATTTTTATATACAGTATGCCAGTACAGTCTTCTGCATCACTGTGATTTCCCTATGTTCCAACTTCAACACCAATTCTTCATTTTAAACCATCTTGGTCCTCAAGTGATCGCTTCCGTGCCCTCAAATTCAGCTTCAGGTTTTCGGGCATGGGAGGAGTCCTTCCTCTGCGGAAGAGGACAGCAAGAGCCCTCATTTTCTGGCAAAGATCAAATACCTGCAGATAAACTTATAATGTGTGAGGAAATCATCTTTACTTGTATGTTATGTTTTTTATTTATATTAGTTCGAGTTTTTCGTGATTCTTACAGAGGAGGCTTCAATTTCTGCAACACCTTCACAGCCTTGACCCCCTCCTTGCATTAAATCGCAGTATTTTGCAGCTTCATTCTCATCCTCAAACACCTATAACAAATATGAGCCTAGCAGCTAAGTAAAAGGAACTGGATACAAAAATTAAACTAGTGCCAGGCTACCAGCACACTTGTATAACAGATGATAGCTACTACACGGGGACACGTTCATCATTTACCAAAAAAACTAATTTGTCCGATATTTATCCATATAAAAATAGTCTATCTAATATCATTCACTTTTGCATCTACTAAATCCTGTAAATTGCGTTGGTTGCATATGAAATTCGGTTAGATATTTCTGCTGAATTCTGTAACTTGTCTCAATTGCGCGCCTAATATGCAAATCCCCAAATTGGGAAAAATGAGTTTATGTGCAAACTATTGTAGAAAGGACCACAGGAACACATTGCATAAAGCAGTAATCACCATTATACCGACCAGAACTTATAACATGTTGCTTCTTGGAAGAACCTATTCTATTATTCCTGAACTAATTACTGTTGTCAAAGTTTTATTTGCAATGAAAGTCATGTAGTAACATAGACTGAAGCTATTATTTGACCAAAAAAATCTGCATCTCTAGCTACCCTTATGGATCAATCAGAGAAGTACTACGATTTTTTTAAAAGAAGATATAATTATTGAAGGGGATTCATGAAGTCTACAAGAAAACGCCCAAATTCACCTCTTCCCTTAGAATAACTTATTTTTATAGAAAGAATACAAAGAACTTACAAGAACTCCCTCACTGATATCCTCAACAAGTATTTGAAACTTTGTGCTGTTTCCCGACTGCTTGGCCTGGTTTTTCCACTTCCCTCCTTTGGAAAACAATTTACCCAGCTCACTTTCAACTTCACTGCTCAGAAGACAGATATGAGGATGGATGATATTGAAGCAAATTCAATACTCAGGAAGACCAACATTTTACACTAACCTGCGATTTCTTCGTGTTTTCATTGTGCATAACTGGTTTTCTCCCTGTGTTAAAACATACACGGGCTTTGAAGTGTCCCTCCATGGATTAGCCTCCAATACTGTAAAAAAACATAATGGATACTTATGTATGCGAAGACTACAGCGGTCCATGCTAAACAGGTGTGAATCATTATGAGGTTTGCACAActaaattcaataaactgagtCAACTCTCTTTCATGAAGTTCTTAAACTACTTCAACATATATTTCTAAACTATCCTATATTCCTAAAAGTTAATCAATACATCGAAAAATTACTTGAGAGTTGAATAGCGTAGCTAAAGTAGTTGTAACATAAAAGTAAAAATATGTGAACTACTAATAAACAAACAGACTTATGTGGAAGTTTTATGGTCCTAGCAAGTATACTAAACATAAAGATCAACTTTAGGGGGCGTTTGGTTCATGATTAATGAGTCTGTCTAATAGGAATCAGAATCTCAATCCTATATGTTAGTCAATTTGATGATTGGGAATGGGAACTTCATTCCCATTAAATGGGTAAATCATTCCCCACTTAACCCTTGGGATATCATGTCATTCCCTTTTCCATTAACCCCATTCCCATGCCTCTCATTCTCATTCCCATATCCGATTCCAACTAACGATCCAAACGCTCCCTTAGATTGTTAGCAACAACAATTCCATAATCCTAGATTATGTCATCGCCTTCTCCTAAAAAACTACCTCAATGATTGTATTAATCTATGACAAGGTCTGAGTACATATAACCATTCCTAAACCCTGCCTTGGGACTTTGGAGTAATCCGAAATCATCAGTAGTCGTTACTTTCATCAATTCATAGATCAAAGCA
Encoded here:
- the LOC141663624 gene encoding uncharacterized protein LOC141663624 is translated as MDSLSTSVAPSIVFPSGNHHHQRQLSFFPGPVSSYADRRIQCLSKYTTRRRVKVSCKMSGQEGDRERDSDGEDEEVKKALELDGTIPSTSDEFVKQVSSRAYDMRRHLQQSFDSSSYDVLEANPWRDTSKPVYVLTQGENQLCTMKTRRNRSEVESELGKLFSKGGKWKNQAKQSGNSTKFQILVEDISEGVLVFEDENEAAKYCDLMQGGGQGCEGVAEIEASSVFDLCQKMRALAVLFRRGRTPPMPENLKLNLRARKRSLEDQDGLK